From a single Hippopotamus amphibius kiboko isolate mHipAmp2 chromosome X, mHipAmp2.hap2, whole genome shotgun sequence genomic region:
- the LOC130842246 gene encoding EKC/KEOPS complex subunit LAGE3-like, whose product MLFHICEVTKTSYTVTVKNLQESRKRKLKSRHTVCEGPGLWEGASVSPRPTESGGGACRAGSTGPGTQPAASAAPVCAGARGGASARGRGFGQEPPLLCRQPRGRPAIPAARGRRRSAAAMQAAEEGGAEGRGHQSGRDGRGGRGGPRGAGAAAAANDGAPHVAPAQPSSGPGGDPACTAGRPGSRPHVFALSVPFPSTLEAEIARGSLAPDAEPHQGAVGKELTVSGSILSVRWRAEDSRLLRISIVNFLDQLSLVIRTMQRFGPPVAR is encoded by the exons atgttgtttCATATTTGCGAAGTGACAAAAACGTCGTATACGGTCACTGTCAAAAACTTGCAGGAAAGTAGAAAAAGGAAGTTAAAATCGCGGCACACCGTGTGCGAAGGGCCGGGGCTTTGGgagggagcctcagtttctccgcGGCCAACCGAGTCTGGGGGCGGCGCCTGCCGCGCGGGCTCCACGGGACCCGGCACGCAGCCCGCGGCCTCGGCGGCGCCTGTCTGCGCAGGCGCACGGGGCGGGGCCAGCGCGAGGGGGCGAGGCTTCGGGCAGGAGCCGCCGCTTCTCTGCCGCCAGCCGAGAGGGCGGCCCGCGATACCGGCGGCCCGAGGGCGGAGGCGGAGCGCGGCAGCCATGCAGGCGGCCGAGGAGGGCGGCGCTGAAGGCCGGGGCCACCAGAGTGGCAGGGATGGCAGGGGGGGCCGGGGCGGCCCCCGCGGCGCGGGTGCTGCTGCCGCTGCAAACGACGGGGCTCCGCATGTCGCGCCGGCACAGCCCTCTTCGGGGCCGGGCGGAGACCCCGCGTGCACGGCCGGAAGGCCGGGAAGCCGACCACACGTATT CGCCCTAAGCGTGCCTTTCCCGTCCACCTTGGAGGCAGAGATCGCCCGTGGGTCCCTGGCCCCAGATGCCGAACCACACCAAGGGGCGGTTGGGAAGGAGCTCACAGTTAGCGGCAGCATCCTGTCGGT CCGCTGGAGAGCTGAAGATTCCCGCCTCCTCCGAATTTCCATCGTCAACTTTCTTGACCAGCTTTCTCTGGTGATACGAACCATGCAGCGCTTTGGGCCTCCTGTTGCCCGCTAA
- the FAM3A gene encoding protein FAM3A isoform X2 yields the protein MLRCWTLQEQHIDGKELEQGAASSCPGSPAHRLHPRVPSPRSPAPPAPRNGGTNSLHRGRPPSSHGPAWIQKEGLAGAGPCRAAEEAPGRFPVRGSKGTDVSVVLTPPGCCRPERWVPATRVAPALPAREVTGVPREVSGRLREGVWRSRRESSRSPNAAPAGCPNPAGEVDMRLAGPLRITALVITVGLTWIVASTLLGGPGSGFPRIQQLFTSQENSVTAEPRARKYKCGLPQPCPEEHLAFRMVSGAANVIGPKICLEDRMLMSSVKDNVGRGLNIALVNDVDDLLKFIRPLHEGTLVFVASYDDPATKMNEETRKLFSDLGSKNVKDLAFRDSWVFVGAKGVQNKSPFEQHVKNSKHTNKYEGWPEALEMEGCIPKRTAAS from the exons atgCTCAGGTGCTG GACTCTCCAGGAGCAACACATAGACGGGAAGGAACTGGAGCAGGGGGCTGCCTCTTCATGTCCCGGCAGCCCTGCACACAGGCTGCATCCGCGGGTGCCGTCCCCGCGctccccagctcctcctgcaCCCAGGAACGGCGGCACCAACAGCCTGCACAGGGGGAGACCCCCGAGCTCCCATGGACCTGCGTGGATACAGAAGGAAGGCCTTGCTGGGGCAGGCCCGTGCAGAGCAGCTGAGGAGGCCCCAG GAAGGTTTCCTGTACGTGGGTCAAAGGGCACAGATGTTTCTGTGGTTCTCACGCCACCCGGCTGCTGCCGTCCAGAAAGATGGGTCCCGGCGACAAGGGTGGCCCCGGCTCTCCCAGCGCGGGAGGTGACCGGGGTGCCCcgggaggtgtcggggcgccttCGTGAAGGAGTCTGGAGGAGCAGGCGGGAG agcTCACGGTCCCCGAACGCTGCACCTGCCGGCTGCCCCAACCCAGCGGGAGAAGTGGACATGAGGTTGGCAG GCCCCCTCCGCATCACGGCCCTGGTCATCACCGTGGGCCTCACCTGGATCGTAGCCAGCACCCTCCTCGGTGGGCCCGGCAGCGGCTTTCCTCGCATCCAGCAGCTCTTCACCA GCCAAGAGAACTCAGTGACTGCAG AGCCACGGGCCAGGAAGTACAAATGCGGCCTGCCTCAGCCGTGTCCGGAGGAGCACCTGGCCTTCCGCATGGTCAGCGGGGCTGCCAATGTCATTGGACCCAAGATCTGCCTGGAGGATAGGAT GCTCATGAGCAGTGTCAAGGACAACGTGGGCCGGGGACTGAACATCGCTCTGGTGAACG ACGTCGACGATCTGCTGAAGTTTATCCGGCCGCTGCATGAAGGCACCCTGGTGTTCGTGGCTTCCTACGACGACCCAGCCACCAA GATGAATGAAGAGACCAGGAAGCTTTTCAGCGATCTGGGCAGTAAGAATGTCAAGGACCTGGCCTTCCGGGACAGCTGGGTGTTTGTAGGGGCCAAGGGTGTGCAGAACAAGAGCCCGTTTGAGCAG CACGTGAAGAACAGTAAGCACACCAATAAGTACGAAGGCTGGCCTGAGGCGCTGGAGATGGAAGGCTGCATCCCCAAGAGGACCGCGGCCAGCTAG
- the UBL4A gene encoding ubiquitin-like protein 4A isoform X2 translates to MQLTVKALQGRECSLQVSEDELVSTLKHLVSEKLNVPVRQQRLLFKGKALADGKRLSDYSIGPNSKLNLVVKPLEKVLLEESTARRVAEAPPAPPAAWPLISKVLARHFSAADASRVLDQLQRDYERSLSRLTLDDIERLAGRFLHPEVTEAMEKGFSK, encoded by the exons ATGCAGCTGACAGTGAAGGCGCTCCAGGGCCGCGAGTGCAGCCTGCAG GTGTCAGAGGACGAGCTGGTGTCCACGCTGAAACATCTGGTCTCTGAGAAGCTGAACGTCCCTGTCCGCCAGCAGCGGCTGCTGTTCAAGGGCAAGGCTCTGGCAG ATGGGAAAAGACTCTCCGATTACAGCATTGGGCCCAATTCCAAGCTCAACCTAGTGGTCAAACCTCTGGAGAAGGTGTTACTGGAAGAAAGCACCGCGCGGAGGGTGGCTGAGGCCCCGCCCGCACCCCCAGCCGCCTGGCCGCTCATCTCCAAAGTCCTGGCCCGTCACTTCAGCGCCGCAGATGCCAGCAGAGTCCTAGATCAACTCCAGAGG GATTATGAGAGGTCCCTGAGCCGCCTGACGCTGGACGACATCGAACGCTTGGCTGGCCGCTTCCTGCACCCCGAAGTGACTGAAGCTATGGAGAAGGGGTTCTCCAAGTAG
- the G6PD gene encoding glucose-6-phosphate 1-dehydrogenase isoform X1 — protein MGTRASSRELHAESRSIGDTAQRRRGQQAARGPAAGSESIMAEQVALSRTQVCGILREELYQGDAFHQADTHIFIIMGASGDLAKKKIYPTIWWLFRDGLLPEDTYVVGYARSRLTVADIRKQSEPFFKATPEEKPKLEEFFARNSYVAGQYDDAASYKRLNSHMNALHQGPQANRLFYLALPPTVYEAVTKNIHETCMSQTGWNRIIVEKPFGRDLQSSDQLSNHIASLFREDQIYRIDHYLGKEMVQNLMVLRFANRIFGPIWNRDNIACVILTFKEPFGTEGRGGYFDEFGIIRDVMQNHLLQMLCLVAMEKPASTDSDDVRDEKVKVLKCISEVQASNVVLGQYVGNPSGEGEATKGYLDDPTVPRGSTTATFAAVVLYVENERWDGVPFILRCGKALNERKAEVRLQFRDVAGDIFRQQCKRNELVIRVQPNEAVYTKMMTKKPGMFFNPEESELDLTYGNRYKNVKLPDAYERLILDVFCGSQMHFVRSDELREAWRIFTPLLHQIEREKAQPIPYVYGSRGPVEADELMKRVGFQYEGTYKWVNPHKL, from the exons ATGGGGACGCGGGCGAGCAGCAGGGAGCTGCACGCGGAGTCGCGAAGCATCGGGGACACGGCGCAGCGGCGGCGGGGACAGCAGGCCGCCCGCGGGCCGGCGGCCGGCTCAG AAAGCATCATGGCAGAGCAGGTGGCTCTGAGCCGGACCCAGGTGTGCGGGATCCTGCGGGAAGAGCTGTACCAGGGCGATGCCTTCCATCAGGCTGATACGCATATCTTTATCATCATGGGTGCATCG GGCGACCTGGCCAAGAAGAAGATCTACCCCACCATCTG GTGGCTGTTCCGGGACGGCCTTTTGCCCGAAGACACCTACGTCGTAGGCTATGCCCGCTCCCGCCTCACGGTGGCTGACATCCGCAAGCAGAGCGAGCCCTTCTTCAAA GCTACCCCAGAGGAGAAGCCCAAGCTTGAGGAGTTCTTTGCCCGCAACTCCTACGTGGCTGGCCAGTACGACGATGCGGCCTCCTACAAGCGCCTCAACAGCCACATGAACGCCCTCCACCAGGGGCCACAGGCCAACCGCCTCTTCTACCTGGCCTTGCCCCCCACCGTCTATGAGGCTGTCACCAAGAACATCCACGAGACCTGCATGAGCCAGAC AGGCTGGAACCGCATCATCGTGGAGAAGCCCTTCGGGAGGGACCTGCAGAGCTCCGACCAGCTGTCCAACCATATTGCTTCCCTGTTCCGCGAGGACCAGATCTACCGCATTGACCACTACCTGGGCAAGGAGATGGTTCAGAACCTCATGGTGTTGAG GTTTGCCAACAGGATCTTTGGCCCCATCTGGAACCGGGACAACATTGCCTGTGTCATCCTCACCTTCAAAGAGCCCTTTGGCACTGAGGGTCGCGGGGGCTACTTTGATGAATTTGGGATCATCCG GGACGTGATGCAGAACCACCTCCTGCAGATGCTGTGTCTGGTGGCCATGGAGAAGCCTGCCTCCACCGACTCTGACGACGTCCGTGATGAGAAG GTCAAAGTGTTGAAATGTATCTCAGAGGTGCAGGCGAGCAACGTGGTCCTGGGCCAGTATGTGGGGAACCCCAGCGGAGAGGGGGAGGCCACCAAAGGGTACCTGGACGACCCCACAGTGCCCCGCGGGTCCACGACGGCTACCTTCGCGGCTGTCGTCCTGTACGTGGAGAATGAGCGGTGGGATG GGGTTCCCTTCATCCTGCGCTGCGGCAAAGCCCTGAACGAGCGCAAGGCTGAGGTACGCCTGCAGTTCCGCGACGTGGCCGGGGACATCTTTCGGCAGCAGTGCAAGCGCAACGAGCTGGTGATCCGCGTGCAGCCCAACGAGGCCGTGTACACCAAGATGATGACCAAGAAGCCTGGCATgttcttcaaccctgaggagtcGGAGCTGGACCTCACCTACGGCAACAGATACAAG AACGTGAAGCTCCCTGACGCCTACGAGCGCCTCATCCTAGATGTCTTCTGTGGCAGCCAGATGCACTTCGTGCGCAG tgaCGAGCTGCGGGAGGCCTGGCGGATCTTCACTCCACTGCTGCACCAGATCGAGCGGGAGAAGGCCCAGCCCATCCCCTATGTCTACGGcag CCGAGGCCCTGTGGAGGCAGATGAGCTGATGAAGAGAGTGGGCTTCCAGTACGAGGGCACCTACAAGTGGGTGAACCCCCACAAGCTCTGA
- the SLC10A3 gene encoding P3 protein → MVFRSSEGSSLKWHGPGGGGACTGPLGMLRATLLLVSLLWGARGTASANLSTAAGRTVPLTGGRYLSIGDGSVMEFEFPEESEGIIVISSRYPGQGNRTGPSPVLRVTSLDTEVLTIKNVSAIAWGSGGGFVASIHSGVPGIAPLHIQLVDPHEAPPTLLEERRDFCIKVSAAEDGRATLGAELLHFSESPILYLLLPLIFVNKCSFGCKVELGVLKGLLHSPQPMLLGLLGQFLVMPFYAFLMAKVFMLPKALALGLIITCSSPGGGGSYLFSLLLGGDVTLAISMTFISTVAATGFLPLSSAIYSRLLSIHETLHVPISKILGTLLFIAIPIAAGVVIKSKLPKFSQLLLQVIKPFSFVLLLGGLFLAYHMGVFILAGVRLPIVLVGLTVPLVGLLVGYCLATCLKLPVAQRRTVSIEVGVQNSLLALAMLQLSLRRLQADYASQAPFIVALSGTSEMLALVIGHFIYSSVCAVP, encoded by the coding sequence ATGGTGTTTAGGAGCAGCGAGGGCAGCTCCCTGAAGTGGCATGGCCCGGGAGGGGGCGGTGCTTGCACAGGCCCCCTAGGCATGCTCAGAGCCACCCTGCTGCTTGTCAGCCTGCTGTGGGGGGCCCGGGGAACAGCCAGTGCCAATCTCAGCACAGCTGCGGGCCGCACCGTGCCCCTGACGGGGGGCCGCTACCTGAGCATTGGGGATGGCTCCGTGATGGAGTTTGAGTTCCCAGAAGAGAGCGAGGGCATCATCGTCATCTCAAGCCGGTACCCGGGCCAGGGCAACAGGACAGGGCCCAGCCCCGTGCTCAGGGTCACCTCCCTGGACACAGAGGTGCTGACCATCAAGAATGTGAGCGCCATAGcctggggcagtgggggtggcTTTGTGGCGAGCATCCACTCAGGCGTGCCTGGGATAGCCCCACTCCACATCCAGCTCGTGGACCCCCATGAGGCCCCGCCCACACTGCTGGAGGAGCGGAGAGATTTCTGCATCAAGGTCTCAGCTGCTGAAGACGGCCGCGCCACCCTCGGCGCTGAGCTGCTCCATTTCTCAGAGAGCCCCATCCTCTACTTGCTCCTGCCTCTTATCTTCGTCAACAAGTGTTCATTTGGGTGCAAAGTGGAGCTCGGGGTTCTGAAGGGGCTCCTGCACAGCCCCCAGCCCATGCTGCTGGGCCTCCTGGGCCAATTTCTGGTCATGCCCTTCTATGCTTTTCTGATGGCAAAGGTCTTCATGCTGCCcaaggccctggccctgggcctcATCATCACTTGCTCCTCGCCCGGCGGTGGGGGGAGCTACCTCTTCAGCCTCCTCCTTGGAGGGGACGTCACCCTGGCCATCTCCATGACTTTCATCTCGACAGTGGCTGCCACCGGGTTCCTGCCTCTGTCCTCAGCCATCTACAGCCGCCTGCTCAGCATCCACGAAACACTCCACGTGCCCATTTCCAAGATCCTGGGGACCCTGCTGTTCATCGCCATCCCCATAGCAGCAGGCGTGGTGATCAAGTCCAAGCTCCCCAAGTTCTCACAGCTACTGCTGCAAGTCATCAAGCCCTTCAGCTTCGTGCTGCTCCTGGGTGGCCTCTTCCTGGCCTACCACATGGGAGTTTTCATCCTGGCGGGTGTCAGGCTGCCCATTGTGTTGGTGGGCCTCACGGTGCCCCTGGTTGGCCTCCTGGTGGGCTACTGCCTGGCCACGTGCCTGAAGCTGCCAGTGGCCCAGCGGCGGACCGTCAGCATCGAGGTGGGGGTGCAGAACAGCCTGCTGGCTTTGGCCATGCTGCAGCTGTCCCTCCGCCGCCTTCAGGCTGACTATGCCTCCCAGGCTCCTTTCATTGTGGCGCTGAGCGGCACCTCGGAGATGTTGGCCTTAGTTATTGGCCACTTCATCTATAGCAGCGTGTGCGCAGTTCCCTGA
- the G6PD gene encoding glucose-6-phosphate 1-dehydrogenase isoform X2 yields the protein MGRRGAALGNCWGLQGCERDGRQRRSTESIMAEQVALSRTQVCGILREELYQGDAFHQADTHIFIIMGASGDLAKKKIYPTIWWLFRDGLLPEDTYVVGYARSRLTVADIRKQSEPFFKATPEEKPKLEEFFARNSYVAGQYDDAASYKRLNSHMNALHQGPQANRLFYLALPPTVYEAVTKNIHETCMSQTGWNRIIVEKPFGRDLQSSDQLSNHIASLFREDQIYRIDHYLGKEMVQNLMVLRFANRIFGPIWNRDNIACVILTFKEPFGTEGRGGYFDEFGIIRDVMQNHLLQMLCLVAMEKPASTDSDDVRDEKVKVLKCISEVQASNVVLGQYVGNPSGEGEATKGYLDDPTVPRGSTTATFAAVVLYVENERWDGVPFILRCGKALNERKAEVRLQFRDVAGDIFRQQCKRNELVIRVQPNEAVYTKMMTKKPGMFFNPEESELDLTYGNRYKNVKLPDAYERLILDVFCGSQMHFVRSDELREAWRIFTPLLHQIEREKAQPIPYVYGSRGPVEADELMKRVGFQYEGTYKWVNPHKL from the exons ATGGGCCGGCGGGGCGCAGCCCTTGGAAACTGCTGGGGACTCCAGGGCTGCGAGCGTGACGGGCGGCAGCGGCGAAGCACAG AAAGCATCATGGCAGAGCAGGTGGCTCTGAGCCGGACCCAGGTGTGCGGGATCCTGCGGGAAGAGCTGTACCAGGGCGATGCCTTCCATCAGGCTGATACGCATATCTTTATCATCATGGGTGCATCG GGCGACCTGGCCAAGAAGAAGATCTACCCCACCATCTG GTGGCTGTTCCGGGACGGCCTTTTGCCCGAAGACACCTACGTCGTAGGCTATGCCCGCTCCCGCCTCACGGTGGCTGACATCCGCAAGCAGAGCGAGCCCTTCTTCAAA GCTACCCCAGAGGAGAAGCCCAAGCTTGAGGAGTTCTTTGCCCGCAACTCCTACGTGGCTGGCCAGTACGACGATGCGGCCTCCTACAAGCGCCTCAACAGCCACATGAACGCCCTCCACCAGGGGCCACAGGCCAACCGCCTCTTCTACCTGGCCTTGCCCCCCACCGTCTATGAGGCTGTCACCAAGAACATCCACGAGACCTGCATGAGCCAGAC AGGCTGGAACCGCATCATCGTGGAGAAGCCCTTCGGGAGGGACCTGCAGAGCTCCGACCAGCTGTCCAACCATATTGCTTCCCTGTTCCGCGAGGACCAGATCTACCGCATTGACCACTACCTGGGCAAGGAGATGGTTCAGAACCTCATGGTGTTGAG GTTTGCCAACAGGATCTTTGGCCCCATCTGGAACCGGGACAACATTGCCTGTGTCATCCTCACCTTCAAAGAGCCCTTTGGCACTGAGGGTCGCGGGGGCTACTTTGATGAATTTGGGATCATCCG GGACGTGATGCAGAACCACCTCCTGCAGATGCTGTGTCTGGTGGCCATGGAGAAGCCTGCCTCCACCGACTCTGACGACGTCCGTGATGAGAAG GTCAAAGTGTTGAAATGTATCTCAGAGGTGCAGGCGAGCAACGTGGTCCTGGGCCAGTATGTGGGGAACCCCAGCGGAGAGGGGGAGGCCACCAAAGGGTACCTGGACGACCCCACAGTGCCCCGCGGGTCCACGACGGCTACCTTCGCGGCTGTCGTCCTGTACGTGGAGAATGAGCGGTGGGATG GGGTTCCCTTCATCCTGCGCTGCGGCAAAGCCCTGAACGAGCGCAAGGCTGAGGTACGCCTGCAGTTCCGCGACGTGGCCGGGGACATCTTTCGGCAGCAGTGCAAGCGCAACGAGCTGGTGATCCGCGTGCAGCCCAACGAGGCCGTGTACACCAAGATGATGACCAAGAAGCCTGGCATgttcttcaaccctgaggagtcGGAGCTGGACCTCACCTACGGCAACAGATACAAG AACGTGAAGCTCCCTGACGCCTACGAGCGCCTCATCCTAGATGTCTTCTGTGGCAGCCAGATGCACTTCGTGCGCAG tgaCGAGCTGCGGGAGGCCTGGCGGATCTTCACTCCACTGCTGCACCAGATCGAGCGGGAGAAGGCCCAGCCCATCCCCTATGTCTACGGcag CCGAGGCCCTGTGGAGGCAGATGAGCTGATGAAGAGAGTGGGCTTCCAGTACGAGGGCACCTACAAGTGGGTGAACCCCCACAAGCTCTGA
- the UBL4A gene encoding ubiquitin-like protein 4A isoform X1 has product MQLTVKALQGRECSLQVSEDELVSTLKHLVSEKLNVPVRQQRLLFKGKALADGKRLSDYSIGPNSKLNLVVKPLEKVLLEESTARRVAEAPPAPPAAWPLISKVLARHFSAADASRVLDQLQRDYERSLSRLTLDDIERLAGRFLHPEVTEAMEKGFSNVCFIPGLCLRIRRWLPAASTKSLDHSQQGAPSRPVA; this is encoded by the exons ATGCAGCTGACAGTGAAGGCGCTCCAGGGCCGCGAGTGCAGCCTGCAG GTGTCAGAGGACGAGCTGGTGTCCACGCTGAAACATCTGGTCTCTGAGAAGCTGAACGTCCCTGTCCGCCAGCAGCGGCTGCTGTTCAAGGGCAAGGCTCTGGCAG ATGGGAAAAGACTCTCCGATTACAGCATTGGGCCCAATTCCAAGCTCAACCTAGTGGTCAAACCTCTGGAGAAGGTGTTACTGGAAGAAAGCACCGCGCGGAGGGTGGCTGAGGCCCCGCCCGCACCCCCAGCCGCCTGGCCGCTCATCTCCAAAGTCCTGGCCCGTCACTTCAGCGCCGCAGATGCCAGCAGAGTCCTAGATCAACTCCAGAGG GATTATGAGAGGTCCCTGAGCCGCCTGACGCTGGACGACATCGAACGCTTGGCTGGCCGCTTCCTGCACCCCGAAGTGACTGAAGCTATGGAGAAGGGGTTCTCCAA TGTCTGCTTCATCCCAGGCCTCTGCCTCAGGATCAGAAGATGGTTGCCTGCAGCTTCCACCAAATCCCTCGATCACAGCCAGCAAGGAGCACCTTCCCGTCCTGTAGCGTAG
- the FAM3A gene encoding protein FAM3A isoform X1, translating into MLRCWTLQEQHIDGKELEQGAASSCPGSPAHRLHPRVPSPRSPAPPAPRNGGTNSLHRGRPPSSHGPAWIQKEGLAGAGPCRAAEEAPGRFPVRGSKGTDVSVVLTPPGCCRPERWVPATRVAPALPAREVTGVPREVSGRLREGVWRSRRESSRSPNAAPAGCPNPAGEVDMRLAGPLRITALVITVGLTWIVASTLLGGPGSGFPRIQQLFTSQENSVTAEPRARKYKCGLPQPCPEEHLAFRMVSGAANVIGPKICLEDRMLMSSVKDNVGRGLNIALVNGVSGELIEARAFDMWAGDVDDLLKFIRPLHEGTLVFVASYDDPATKMNEETRKLFSDLGSKNVKDLAFRDSWVFVGAKGVQNKSPFEQHVKNSKHTNKYEGWPEALEMEGCIPKRTAAS; encoded by the exons atgCTCAGGTGCTG GACTCTCCAGGAGCAACACATAGACGGGAAGGAACTGGAGCAGGGGGCTGCCTCTTCATGTCCCGGCAGCCCTGCACACAGGCTGCATCCGCGGGTGCCGTCCCCGCGctccccagctcctcctgcaCCCAGGAACGGCGGCACCAACAGCCTGCACAGGGGGAGACCCCCGAGCTCCCATGGACCTGCGTGGATACAGAAGGAAGGCCTTGCTGGGGCAGGCCCGTGCAGAGCAGCTGAGGAGGCCCCAG GAAGGTTTCCTGTACGTGGGTCAAAGGGCACAGATGTTTCTGTGGTTCTCACGCCACCCGGCTGCTGCCGTCCAGAAAGATGGGTCCCGGCGACAAGGGTGGCCCCGGCTCTCCCAGCGCGGGAGGTGACCGGGGTGCCCcgggaggtgtcggggcgccttCGTGAAGGAGTCTGGAGGAGCAGGCGGGAG agcTCACGGTCCCCGAACGCTGCACCTGCCGGCTGCCCCAACCCAGCGGGAGAAGTGGACATGAGGTTGGCAG GCCCCCTCCGCATCACGGCCCTGGTCATCACCGTGGGCCTCACCTGGATCGTAGCCAGCACCCTCCTCGGTGGGCCCGGCAGCGGCTTTCCTCGCATCCAGCAGCTCTTCACCA GCCAAGAGAACTCAGTGACTGCAG AGCCACGGGCCAGGAAGTACAAATGCGGCCTGCCTCAGCCGTGTCCGGAGGAGCACCTGGCCTTCCGCATGGTCAGCGGGGCTGCCAATGTCATTGGACCCAAGATCTGCCTGGAGGATAGGAT GCTCATGAGCAGTGTCAAGGACAACGTGGGCCGGGGACTGAACATCGCTCTGGTGAACG GGGTAAGCGGAGAGCTCATCGAGGCCCGCGCCTTTGACATGTGGGCAGGAG ACGTCGACGATCTGCTGAAGTTTATCCGGCCGCTGCATGAAGGCACCCTGGTGTTCGTGGCTTCCTACGACGACCCAGCCACCAA GATGAATGAAGAGACCAGGAAGCTTTTCAGCGATCTGGGCAGTAAGAATGTCAAGGACCTGGCCTTCCGGGACAGCTGGGTGTTTGTAGGGGCCAAGGGTGTGCAGAACAAGAGCCCGTTTGAGCAG CACGTGAAGAACAGTAAGCACACCAATAAGTACGAAGGCTGGCCTGAGGCGCTGGAGATGGAAGGCTGCATCCCCAAGAGGACCGCGGCCAGCTAG
- the FAM3A gene encoding protein FAM3A isoform X3 gives MQLVPGRFPVRGSKGTDVSVVLTPPGCCRPERWVPATRVAPALPAREVTGVPREVSGRLREGVWRSRRESSRSPNAAPAGCPNPAGEVDMRLAGPLRITALVITVGLTWIVASTLLGGPGSGFPRIQQLFTSQENSVTAEPRARKYKCGLPQPCPEEHLAFRMVSGAANVIGPKICLEDRMLMSSVKDNVGRGLNIALVNGVSGELIEARAFDMWAGDVDDLLKFIRPLHEGTLVFVASYDDPATKMNEETRKLFSDLGSKNVKDLAFRDSWVFVGAKGVQNKSPFEQHVKNSKHTNKYEGWPEALEMEGCIPKRTAAS, from the exons ATGCAACTGGTCCCAG GAAGGTTTCCTGTACGTGGGTCAAAGGGCACAGATGTTTCTGTGGTTCTCACGCCACCCGGCTGCTGCCGTCCAGAAAGATGGGTCCCGGCGACAAGGGTGGCCCCGGCTCTCCCAGCGCGGGAGGTGACCGGGGTGCCCcgggaggtgtcggggcgccttCGTGAAGGAGTCTGGAGGAGCAGGCGGGAG agcTCACGGTCCCCGAACGCTGCACCTGCCGGCTGCCCCAACCCAGCGGGAGAAGTGGACATGAGGTTGGCAG GCCCCCTCCGCATCACGGCCCTGGTCATCACCGTGGGCCTCACCTGGATCGTAGCCAGCACCCTCCTCGGTGGGCCCGGCAGCGGCTTTCCTCGCATCCAGCAGCTCTTCACCA GCCAAGAGAACTCAGTGACTGCAG AGCCACGGGCCAGGAAGTACAAATGCGGCCTGCCTCAGCCGTGTCCGGAGGAGCACCTGGCCTTCCGCATGGTCAGCGGGGCTGCCAATGTCATTGGACCCAAGATCTGCCTGGAGGATAGGAT GCTCATGAGCAGTGTCAAGGACAACGTGGGCCGGGGACTGAACATCGCTCTGGTGAACG GGGTAAGCGGAGAGCTCATCGAGGCCCGCGCCTTTGACATGTGGGCAGGAG ACGTCGACGATCTGCTGAAGTTTATCCGGCCGCTGCATGAAGGCACCCTGGTGTTCGTGGCTTCCTACGACGACCCAGCCACCAA GATGAATGAAGAGACCAGGAAGCTTTTCAGCGATCTGGGCAGTAAGAATGTCAAGGACCTGGCCTTCCGGGACAGCTGGGTGTTTGTAGGGGCCAAGGGTGTGCAGAACAAGAGCCCGTTTGAGCAG CACGTGAAGAACAGTAAGCACACCAATAAGTACGAAGGCTGGCCTGAGGCGCTGGAGATGGAAGGCTGCATCCCCAAGAGGACCGCGGCCAGCTAG
- the FAM3A gene encoding protein FAM3A isoform X4: MRLAGPLRITALVITVGLTWIVASTLLGGPGSGFPRIQQLFTSQENSVTAEPRARKYKCGLPQPCPEEHLAFRMVSGAANVIGPKICLEDRMLMSSVKDNVGRGLNIALVNGVSGELIEARAFDMWAGDVDDLLKFIRPLHEGTLVFVASYDDPATKMNEETRKLFSDLGSKNVKDLAFRDSWVFVGAKGVQNKSPFEQHVKNSKHTNKYEGWPEALEMEGCIPKRTAAS; encoded by the exons ATGAGGTTGGCAG GCCCCCTCCGCATCACGGCCCTGGTCATCACCGTGGGCCTCACCTGGATCGTAGCCAGCACCCTCCTCGGTGGGCCCGGCAGCGGCTTTCCTCGCATCCAGCAGCTCTTCACCA GCCAAGAGAACTCAGTGACTGCAG AGCCACGGGCCAGGAAGTACAAATGCGGCCTGCCTCAGCCGTGTCCGGAGGAGCACCTGGCCTTCCGCATGGTCAGCGGGGCTGCCAATGTCATTGGACCCAAGATCTGCCTGGAGGATAGGAT GCTCATGAGCAGTGTCAAGGACAACGTGGGCCGGGGACTGAACATCGCTCTGGTGAACG GGGTAAGCGGAGAGCTCATCGAGGCCCGCGCCTTTGACATGTGGGCAGGAG ACGTCGACGATCTGCTGAAGTTTATCCGGCCGCTGCATGAAGGCACCCTGGTGTTCGTGGCTTCCTACGACGACCCAGCCACCAA GATGAATGAAGAGACCAGGAAGCTTTTCAGCGATCTGGGCAGTAAGAATGTCAAGGACCTGGCCTTCCGGGACAGCTGGGTGTTTGTAGGGGCCAAGGGTGTGCAGAACAAGAGCCCGTTTGAGCAG CACGTGAAGAACAGTAAGCACACCAATAAGTACGAAGGCTGGCCTGAGGCGCTGGAGATGGAAGGCTGCATCCCCAAGAGGACCGCGGCCAGCTAG